TTTTTATGAGTGGCTGGAGGAGCACTATGTGGGCCTGCTGCGCAAAACCATTAAAAAGCAACTGGGTGATGAAGGACGCTTAGAATATAACATTGTGGTAGAGCAATCATCGTCAAGCAAACCATATACAACCAATATCCCATCAAACGGAAACGGCGCCGAGGGCAAAAACCAATCAATGCCGGTACCTATCTCTATTAATAAAGATATTAAGAACCCGTTTGTAATACCCGGCCTCAAAAAGCTGAACGTTGATCCGCAACTGAACCAGAACTATACGTTTGAGAATTTTGTGGAGGGCGATTGCAACCGTCTGGCCCGTTCTGCCGGTTATGCGGTGGCTGCCAAACCTGGTGGTACCTCATTCAATCCGCTGATGATTTATGGTGGTGTAGGTTTAGGTAAAACACACCTGGCCCAGGCCATTGGTAATGAAATTAAACGTACCCTGCCAGATAAGGTAGTATTATATGTAAGCTGTGAGAAATTTACCCAGCAGTTTGTAGACGCACTGAAACATAACAACATTAACGACTTTGTAAACTTTTACCAGGCCATTGATGTGCTGATTATGGATGACGTGCACAACTTTGCCGGTAAAGAGAAAACACAGGATTTCTTCTTCCACATCTTCAATCACCTGCACCAGACCGGTAAGCAGCTGATCATTACATCTGACAAAGCGCCGAAAGATCTGGCTGGTTTGGAAGAACGCCTGCTATCACGTTTTAAATGGGGCCTTTCTGCAGACTTGCAGGTGCCTGATCTGGAAACCCGTATGGCTATCTTGAAAACCAAAGTTTATCAGGACGGTATTGACCTGCCAAACGAGGTGCTGGAATACGTTGCTCATAACATTGATAACAACGTACGTGAGCTGGAAGGCGCCATGGTATCATTACTGGCACAATCAACCCTGAACCGTAAGGAGATTGACCTGAACCTGGCTAAGCAAATGCTGAAAAACTTCATCAAGAACTCTACCAAAGAGATCTCGATGGAATATATCCAAAGCCTGGTGTGCGAGTACTTTGAGGTGCCGATTGAGATGGTGAAATCACAAACCCGCAAACGCGAGATTGTGCAGGCCCGCCAGATTTCTATGTACCTGGCTAAGGCGCATACCAAAAGTTCGCTTAAATCTATCGGTCATTTCTTTGGCGGTCGCGATCACTCAACGGTGATCTATGCCTGCCAAACAGTAGAGGATTTGATTGACACGGACAAGAAATTCAAAGGTTACGTAGCTGATATTCAGAAAAAACTAAAGATGTCGTAAGACGACATTTATTGATAAAAGAAGAAGCTCGCGGATGATCATCCGCGAGCTTCTTCTTTTACTGCCCTATGTCATTTCGAAAGGAGCGAAGCGGAGAGAGAAATCTTAGCCCCCATGCTTCTATCAGGTGGCTAAGCTAATGTCTAAGATTTCTCGTCGCCCTTCCGCCCAATCCCCACCCTTCGCTCGCTCGAAATGACATGCTGGAGAGAGCAGCGGTGTTTATTATTTTCATTAACATTCCCTCAAACAAGCCTATCTTTAATACTGTTATCCATCTGAAAAAAATAAAAAAGTATGCAATGGTTTGGCGGTCGCGAGAGCGACAATGTTGAAGAAGGCAGCGGTGGTGGCGGCGGCGGTGGTCGTGGGTTGATTTTTGGCGGCGGCATTGTGGGCGTTATTGCCGCACTGTTTTATATTTTCACGGGTATCAATCCCTCCAAGCTTTTTAATGCTGGATTGCCGGATCAATCGCAAATACAGCTACAGCACAATCGCAAAGTAAATGGCAACCTCAGCAGGAACGAGCAGTTTGCCAGCGTGGTACTAGCCGGTACAGAAGATGTTTGGGATAGCCTGTTTACGGCCATGGGGCGCACTTATGTACGGCCAAAACTCCACCTCTTCCAAAATGAGGTAGATGCCGAAGGCTGTGGTTATGCCAGCTCTGCTACCGGTCCGTTTTATTGCCCGGCAGATCAGAAGGTTTATCTCGATCTGTCTTTTTTTGACGAGCTGCGTAATCGCTTTCAATCGCCCGGCGATGCGGCGGCAGCTTATGTGATTGCCCATGAGGTAGGTCACCATGTGCAAAACCTGTTGGGCGTATCGGCCAAAATGGAACAAGCGCGACAGCAGCTGAGCCAAACGCAATACAACAAACTATCGGTAGCGCTAGAGTTGCAGGCCGATTTCTATGCCGGTGTTTGGGCACATTATGAGCAGCAAGCTAAACAAAAAGGCATCGTCATCAGTCGGGCAGATATTGACTCGGCGCTGGTAGCAGCCAACGCCATTGGCGATGACCGGTTACAGCAAGAAAGCAGTGGACATGTAGAGCCCGATAGTTTTACCCACGGCACCAGCGCGCAGCGGATGTATTGGTTTAAGAAAGGTTTTGACACAGGAGATATCAAGCAGGGGAATACGTTTGCTAATATTAAGATACGGGAAGAGGAATAGCCGGTTGAAAGAAATTACCCAATATGTCATTGCTAGGAACGAAGCAATCTCCGGCGCAAATCTACGTGACCAGTCCTCAGAGATACTTCGCTATCGCTCAGGATGACATCAGGGTTATCTCTTTCCAAAAATTCCCAACACCAATCGCCTAAATCCAGCATATCGTGGCAGTGTAAACAACCGCTCATGCACTTCTTCAAGCTGCGCCTTTAACTGCTGCCTGCCATATTGATGACTAAGGCGGTAAGCGTGCTGCTGCTGTTGTATCTGTTCTTGCAGTTCAGGCTCAATAATCAGTCGCGCTTCAAACAACAAAGCGTCGCCGGGAGTAGCCTGGCCTTTCAGGTATTCCTCAGCTAGTTTCAGGTTATTCAAGGAAGTCCTCATAGGTCAATGCTTTTTGTTTAACGGTATCGCGCACTTTTTCCAGGCATTTGTATTTCTGTACCGTGGCCGAGTGCGGGCTGGAATAATCAAATTTTTCGGCAATGTCTGTCATCGGCATGCGGTCATAATAAACCGCTTTGAGCAGATCTAGGCATTTTCTGCCCGCACGTTGCAGGTAGCCCAATAGTTTGTTTTCGGCGTAGGAGGGTTCGGTCTCCTCATTGGCTGTTTCCGGCAGATTGTCCAAGCCGGTTTGGCGACTACTTTGCTTGTGTTGCCTAAGCCACAGGTGCCGGGCAATGCCCATCAGGTAGGCCATTTGCTCGCCTTTGAGGTTAACAGGTGTTTCGGTTTTTTCATAAAGGATGATGAGCGCATCCTGAAAAATATCTTTCGCTTCTTCACACGTACCGCCGTGGCGGGCCACATAACGTGCCACCTGCGGGAAACCCCGGCGATAAATAACTGTAAGCTGCTCTGTTGTTAATGCCGCCATAGTCTGTTGCTTTTAATATACGTGCATCTGCAAAAGCAAATATCACCCTCAAGTTAAAAAAAATAACTGATGCCATGTGGAAATACTCTTGCGTAATGGGTAACCGCCGGTATTGTCAATTAACAATCGATCTGCAAATAGACTTAAAAGTTAAAAAAGGGTAAAATTACGGTAGTGCCGCGGCGGCGTTTTCGGTTACTTTGAGTCAATAGCAATAGTTCTTTTATATCCCAACGAAACACTCCTAAATCTTATTGCTTGTCTCGCCGGCGGCGCCCGCTGCCGGCGTATTTTTTTCTCAGAATTTTAAGAAGCTGTTTAAAAATATATAAAAAGATTATTGTAGAGACGCATAATTGCGTCTCCAGCAAGCAATTCGGTTTGTTCTCCAGGAGACGCAATTATGCGTCTCCACATTTAAACAGTTTCTACTATCCGATTATTTTTTTGCGCTGCTGCTTTCTTTTCGATATCGATTATAGCTGCCGACATTTCTTCGGCCCGGCTAATCCAGGTATTGCCGCTGGCTACTTTTTGGCGTTCGTGGCGTTTTTTAGGCGTATCTGCCGCAATCTGGGCAAGGGTGCTGGCCAGAAACTCCTCTTTGGTATCAACTATGCTTATCGTACCGCGAAAATCGTTCATGTCGCCAAAATCGGTACTCACCACAGGTAAGCCTGCAGAGAGGTACTCGTTGATCTTCATTGGGTAAATGCAGTTGGTGAAAGTATCTTTAATAAACGGAATAACACCCAGGGTGAAGGTTTTGAGATAAGCCGGTAGCTCATCCGGTGTTTTGGCGCCTTCTACAAATACGTTCGGGTATTTTTTGAGGATGGCCAAGCCTCGTTCGGTCATTACGCGGCCCACAAATACAAATTTAGTATCGGGCATGCTGGTGAACAGGTGCTGCATAATGTCGTAATCAATCCGGTCGTCCACACTGCCTATATAACCAATTACTTGTCGCTTTGAGTTGGCCTGCTCTTCAAACCCGCGACTAAACAGATCGTAATTTGCCGCATTGTTTACAATATAGCAATCGGCACACAAGGGGCTTTTGTTCTTATACAGGTTTTTAGAGGTAACAATAACGCCGTCAATCAGCTTCATAAAAGCTTCTTCCAGCCAGATGCCGTGTTTGCGCAGCCAGGAGTTGCCGCCTTTTACCTCGTCATAACAATGATAGATTAATGATTTCTCGTCATACCTGCGCGCGTTGGCCAAACCCATGCCCGGATTAAATGCCACCATGTGGATCAGGTCCTGCTGCATGTTTAACTGGCGGATGGCACGTTTGGCTACGCGACGTACCTGCCATGCATTAAACCCCAGAAAGAAACGGTAAAGCCCGCCCGGGGGCAAAAAGTTGATAGTTAAACCGATGGGCGGCGTCAGCACATATACCTGGGCACCGGGCAGCGGCTCGGCAATTTCTATGCGGTTCTTAAGGCCGAGGGCTTTCTTTAGATCGATCTTTTTTTTACCACGCAAATGGGCTACCAGCTCTGCAATAGTGTTAGGACTATTTACAAAAAGCAACTTGTTTTTGGTGGATAAGATTTTCATGATCTCCACCGATGGTTTGATGTAATTACCACCCCACTCGGTGCTGCTGAAACAGATGATATTCCGGTTTTCAATCATTCATTTCAAAAATAAAAAGATAGTGGATAAAAAATCACCGATGTGTTAAATTATAGCCTCTAAGAATGAAAAAATAACATTAAGATAAGGGTGCGGATACGAGGCGAGGTATGAGTACTCCAAACGCGATTATATTGACACCGTATTGTGCCGATTTGTATTTTTGATTTACTAAACAAAACGCTATGTATGAAACCTTGAAGCCTGTTTTACAACAGGAACTGGCCGACATTGAGAAAGCCGGCCTCTATAAACGCGAGCGGATTATTACCTCGCCGCAGGGTGCTGCTATAACCGTGCAGGGCGGGCAGGAGGTAATTAACTTTTGCGCCAATAATTACCTGGGCCTCTCGGGCAATCAGCGGGTGATTGATGCGGCCAAACGAGTGATGGATACGCATGGATACGGCTTGTCGTCAGTCAGGTTTATTTGTGGTACACAGGATATCCACAAGCAGCTGGAACAAAAGATAGCCGGGTTTTTAGGTACCGAAGATACCATCCTCTATGCCGCGGCCTTTGATGCCAACGGCGGAGTGTTTGAGCCTCTGTTTAATGAACAGGATGCCATTATATCAGACGAGTTGAACCACGCCTCGATTATTGACGGTGTGCGCCTGTGCAAGGCCCAGCGTTTCCGCTACAAGCACGATGATATGGCCGATCTGGAGGTGCAGCTGCAGGCGGCCGAAGGCTGTCGGCACAGAATAATTGTTACCGATGGAGCCTTCAGCATGGACGGTACCATTGCCCAGCTGGATAAGATCTGTGACCTGGCCGATAAATACAAAGCATTGGTGATGATAGACGAAAGCCATTGCTCTGGTTTTATGGGTAAAACCGGCAGGGGGACGCATGAGCATCACCAGGTAATGGGTCGGATAGATATTATTACCGGAACGTTAGGTAAAGCGCTGGGCGGTGCGTCAGGCGGTTTTACGTCGGGACGGAAAGAGATTATTGATATGCTGCGCCAGCGCTCGCGCCCTTACTTGTTTAGTAATACGCTGGCCCCAGCCATTACCGGCGCCACTATTGCCGTGCTAAACATGCTGAGCGAAACTACCGAGCTGCGCGACAAGCTGGAACGCAACACGCAGTACTTTCGCAAGCAGATGACGGCTGCCGGTTTTGATATTAAGCCCGGGGTGCACCCTATTGTACCGGTGATGCTGTATGATGCCAAATTATCGCAGGAGTTTGCCGCCAAAATGCTGGAAGAAGGTATTTACGTCATCGGGTTTTACTACCCGGTTGTGCCGCAAGGTAAGGCCCGCATCAGGGTACAACTTTCGGCCGCGCATGAGGTAGAACACCTGGATAAAGCCATTGCAGCGTTTACCAAGGTGGGGAAAGAGTTGGGCGTGATTAAATAGTATTATATTTGCGGTCTCTTTGGTGGTCTAAAAAGCCGCCAACAAGAGGTATTGGCACTAAAAATATTATGATACAAGAACAGATCAATCAGTATAGCTTAGAAATAGACGAGTTTTCACCCGCAAACGCTGCCGAACTGGAAGAGTTCCGCATCCGTTTTTTGGGTACAAAAGGTATCATTAAAGATCTTTTTGAACAGTTTAAAACCGTTACCCCGGAAGAAAAACGCGTATTGGGTAAAGTACTGAATGAGTTTAAACAACAGGCCGAAGCCAAACACGCCGAGTTTAAGGAAGCGTTTGACGCCGAAAGCCAGACCGCCAAAACCGAAGGCGACCTTACCCTGCCGGGCGAAGGTTACTCGGTAGGCTCACGCCACCCGCTATCATTGGTGCGTAACGAGATCATCGATATTTTTAAACGCCTGGGCTTTGTGGTGGCCGAGGGTCCGGAAATTGAGGACGACTGGCACAACTTCTCTGCCCTTAACTTCCCGGAAGAACACCCTGCCCGCGACATGCAGGATACTTTCTTTATCAAGAAAAATACAGGTAAAGATGATATTGCCCTGCGTACCCACACCTCATCTGTACAGGTGCGCATGATGGAAAATGGTAAACCACCGTTTCGTGCTATTATGCCGGGCCGTGTGTATCGTAACGAGGCTATTTCTGCCCGTGCGCATTGTTTCTTCCATCAGGTTGAGGGTTTGTATATTGACGAGAACGTGTCATTTGCCGATCTGAAACAGACGCTTTACCACTTTGTACAAGAGCTTTATGGCGAGGGCACCAAAGTGCGTTTCCGTCCGTCATACTTCCCATTCACCGAGCCATCTGCCGAGATGGATATTTCTTGTACCATTTGTAAAGGCGCAGGCTGTAACATGTGTAAGCACACCGGCTGGGTAGAAATTTTGGGTTGCGGTATGGTTGATCCGAATGTGTTGGAAAATTGCGGTATCGACAGCAAGAAATTCACCGGCTTTGCATTTGGCATGGGTATTGAACGTATTGCTAACCTGAAGTGGGTAATCCGCGATCTGCGTCTGTTCTCTGAGAACGATGTTCGTTTCCTGCGTCAGTTTAAATCTGAAATTATTTAAAAGAATGAGAAAATTAGGCTTGCTGATGGTGTTTTGTGCTGTGATTACAGCTTGTGGTAAAGATAATAGCAGCGGTATACCCGTTGCCTCAGTTCAGCTTAATTTACCAATGACAGATCCGCGCATCAGCAAACTGAATAGCATAGGCGGTGCTGTGTTTTTAGATCTTAACCAGGGCTATACAGGCAGCGTGGCCGGCCTGGTTTTATATCACGGAACCGGCGGTATTGTTGCCTTTGACCGTTGTAGCAGCTATCAGCCCGAGTTGAAGCATGCGGTGGTTTCAGATGGATCAGGCTTTAACGCTTTAGATACCTATAGCGGTTCAAAGTTCTCTTTGCAGGATGGTTCGCCAACAAAAGCGCCTGCAACTAAATCATTAAGGGCCTATTACGTTTATGTTGACGGCTCACAAGTGTTGCACGTAACTAACTGATAAATGGAAGCCGAAAAAATAAAAGAAAGCATAAAACGTGCGGCTCAGGAGCTGTTCAGGCGCTTTGGTTACCATAAAACCAGCGTTAATGAAATTGCTCGTCGTGCTAAAATTGCCAAGGCCACCATTTATAAATACTTCGAGAGTAAAGAAGCGTTGCTGCATGCCCTGCTGATGGATTACATCCGCGTAAGCGTAGATGAGTTGATCCATGCCGATAGCCCGGGGATGGACGAGGAGGCGCACCTGAGTAACCTTATCCTGAAAACCAGTCGACTGAGCTACACCGTTTGTAACGAGTTTATCGGGTGGGATTTCATTCGCGAGTCTACCAACTCACAGGAGTTTTTAAAGAATCTCTCTAACGAGCTGGAAGAGCTGCTGGTTAGCTCATTTGCCCGCCTGGGCGGTATGCGCAAACACGAAAGTTATATGCAGCGACTGCGTTTCCTCATTAAATGCAGCAAGAGTATTGTATTTAGCTTCGCCTTTACCTCGGTAAGCGACTCTGACGTGCGCAAGCATTTTGTGTCTTTTCAAAAAGAAATTCTCCCCTATCTGGTTAAGGCGGCTATACAGATATAGGTGTATTAGGTCGTTTGTCATTGCGAGGAACGAAGCAATCTCGTCGCATGACTAGTTGCAGGCGACGAGATTGCTTCGCGCACAGGCTTACCACACCCCTGCTCGCAATGACAAAATCTTTGGTTGGCAATTATTAGATAGCTGTTCTGTCAATCTCTCGCAGCGCTGATCTTATTGGTCAACGCCACAAAATCAGCAACGCTCAAG
This region of Mucilaginibacter yixingensis genomic DNA includes:
- the dnaA gene encoding chromosomal replication initiator protein DnaA, coding for MEKTCTSVWSSCLQIIKDNIPAQSYKTWFEPIKSLRLEGSILTIQVPSLFFYEWLEEHYVGLLRKTIKKQLGDEGRLEYNIVVEQSSSSKPYTTNIPSNGNGAEGKNQSMPVPISINKDIKNPFVIPGLKKLNVDPQLNQNYTFENFVEGDCNRLARSAGYAVAAKPGGTSFNPLMIYGGVGLGKTHLAQAIGNEIKRTLPDKVVLYVSCEKFTQQFVDALKHNNINDFVNFYQAIDVLIMDDVHNFAGKEKTQDFFFHIFNHLHQTGKQLIITSDKAPKDLAGLEERLLSRFKWGLSADLQVPDLETRMAILKTKVYQDGIDLPNEVLEYVAHNIDNNVRELEGAMVSLLAQSTLNRKEIDLNLAKQMLKNFIKNSTKEISMEYIQSLVCEYFEVPIEMVKSQTRKREIVQARQISMYLAKAHTKSSLKSIGHFFGGRDHSTVIYACQTVEDLIDTDKKFKGYVADIQKKLKMS
- a CDS encoding neutral zinc metallopeptidase, giving the protein MQWFGGRESDNVEEGSGGGGGGGRGLIFGGGIVGVIAALFYIFTGINPSKLFNAGLPDQSQIQLQHNRKVNGNLSRNEQFASVVLAGTEDVWDSLFTAMGRTYVRPKLHLFQNEVDAEGCGYASSATGPFYCPADQKVYLDLSFFDELRNRFQSPGDAAAAYVIAHEVGHHVQNLLGVSAKMEQARQQLSQTQYNKLSVALELQADFYAGVWAHYEQQAKQKGIVISRADIDSALVAANAIGDDRLQQESSGHVEPDSFTHGTSAQRMYWFKKGFDTGDIKQGNTFANIKIREEE
- a CDS encoding RNA polymerase sigma factor, encoding MAALTTEQLTVIYRRGFPQVARYVARHGGTCEEAKDIFQDALIILYEKTETPVNLKGEQMAYLMGIARHLWLRQHKQSSRQTGLDNLPETANEETEPSYAENKLLGYLQRAGRKCLDLLKAVYYDRMPMTDIAEKFDYSSPHSATVQKYKCLEKVRDTVKQKALTYEDFLE
- a CDS encoding glycosyltransferase is translated as MIENRNIICFSSTEWGGNYIKPSVEIMKILSTKNKLLFVNSPNTIAELVAHLRGKKKIDLKKALGLKNRIEIAEPLPGAQVYVLTPPIGLTINFLPPGGLYRFFLGFNAWQVRRVAKRAIRQLNMQQDLIHMVAFNPGMGLANARRYDEKSLIYHCYDEVKGGNSWLRKHGIWLEEAFMKLIDGVIVTSKNLYKNKSPLCADCYIVNNAANYDLFSRGFEEQANSKRQVIGYIGSVDDRIDYDIMQHLFTSMPDTKFVFVGRVMTERGLAILKKYPNVFVEGAKTPDELPAYLKTFTLGVIPFIKDTFTNCIYPMKINEYLSAGLPVVSTDFGDMNDFRGTISIVDTKEEFLASTLAQIAADTPKKRHERQKVASGNTWISRAEEMSAAIIDIEKKAAAQKNNRIVETV
- the kbl gene encoding glycine C-acetyltransferase, producing the protein MYETLKPVLQQELADIEKAGLYKRERIITSPQGAAITVQGGQEVINFCANNYLGLSGNQRVIDAAKRVMDTHGYGLSSVRFICGTQDIHKQLEQKIAGFLGTEDTILYAAAFDANGGVFEPLFNEQDAIISDELNHASIIDGVRLCKAQRFRYKHDDMADLEVQLQAAEGCRHRIIVTDGAFSMDGTIAQLDKICDLADKYKALVMIDESHCSGFMGKTGRGTHEHHQVMGRIDIITGTLGKALGGASGGFTSGRKEIIDMLRQRSRPYLFSNTLAPAITGATIAVLNMLSETTELRDKLERNTQYFRKQMTAAGFDIKPGVHPIVPVMLYDAKLSQEFAAKMLEEGIYVIGFYYPVVPQGKARIRVQLSAAHEVEHLDKAIAAFTKVGKELGVIK
- the pheS gene encoding phenylalanine--tRNA ligase subunit alpha, whose translation is MIQEQINQYSLEIDEFSPANAAELEEFRIRFLGTKGIIKDLFEQFKTVTPEEKRVLGKVLNEFKQQAEAKHAEFKEAFDAESQTAKTEGDLTLPGEGYSVGSRHPLSLVRNEIIDIFKRLGFVVAEGPEIEDDWHNFSALNFPEEHPARDMQDTFFIKKNTGKDDIALRTHTSSVQVRMMENGKPPFRAIMPGRVYRNEAISARAHCFFHQVEGLYIDENVSFADLKQTLYHFVQELYGEGTKVRFRPSYFPFTEPSAEMDISCTICKGAGCNMCKHTGWVEILGCGMVDPNVLENCGIDSKKFTGFAFGMGIERIANLKWVIRDLRLFSENDVRFLRQFKSEII
- a CDS encoding TetR/AcrR family transcriptional regulator, whose translation is MEAEKIKESIKRAAQELFRRFGYHKTSVNEIARRAKIAKATIYKYFESKEALLHALLMDYIRVSVDELIHADSPGMDEEAHLSNLILKTSRLSYTVCNEFIGWDFIRESTNSQEFLKNLSNELEELLVSSFARLGGMRKHESYMQRLRFLIKCSKSIVFSFAFTSVSDSDVRKHFVSFQKEILPYLVKAAIQI